In the genome of Nocardiopsis composta, one region contains:
- a CDS encoding DUF3870 domain-containing protein, translating to MYGHVDIRSLLGDPDVVLVSGYARLPDAVASHSQYERLGVVLAVRLSDGVIVAADTTLLTDLAKEFFRALVEGLSVVEDLPEIAERVRTRYAGQSGAALTTALRRCLETYHQLRDERGDRDGGRGAE from the coding sequence GTGTACGGACACGTTGACATCCGGAGCCTGCTCGGCGACCCCGATGTCGTCCTGGTCTCGGGCTACGCCCGGCTGCCCGACGCGGTCGCGAGCCACTCCCAGTACGAGCGCCTCGGCGTGGTGCTCGCCGTGCGCCTGTCCGACGGGGTGATCGTCGCGGCCGACACCACCCTCCTCACCGACCTGGCCAAGGAGTTCTTCCGCGCCCTGGTCGAAGGGCTCTCCGTCGTCGAGGACCTCCCCGAGATCGCCGAGCGGGTCAGGACCAGGTACGCCGGGCAGTCCGGCGCCGCGCTCACCACCGCGCTCCGCCGCTGCCTGGAGACCTACCACCAACTCCGAGACGAGCGCGGCGACCGCGACGGCGGCCGCGGCGCCGAGTAG
- a CDS encoding FitA-like ribbon-helix-helix domain-containing protein codes for MGVVITVRDVPEQVREALADEARRQGKSLQAFLLGVLEQQARFSGNRQILAEIERELAAGGGAGPDAPDAADLIRAARPGENGAVGGSVGEGGAA; via the coding sequence ATGGGTGTTGTGATCACGGTCAGAGATGTTCCGGAGCAGGTGCGCGAGGCCCTGGCTGATGAGGCCCGGCGCCAAGGGAAGTCCTTGCAGGCGTTCCTCCTCGGTGTACTGGAGCAGCAGGCACGGTTCAGCGGCAATCGCCAGATTCTGGCGGAGATCGAGCGGGAACTCGCGGCGGGCGGCGGGGCCGGCCCCGATGCCCCCGATGCAGCCGACCTGATCAGGGCGGCGCGTCCAGGAGAAAACGGTGCGGTCGGCGGCAGTGTGGGTGAGGGAGGAGCTGCGTGA
- a CDS encoding SAM-dependent methyltransferase produces MTDEWPVPHLVEDPMAVGVPRPRVVGLDGRPVDGAAGAVRPRPATDPADRARLAFAARAAHYLAADIGIRQFVDFSSGLPTCDTLLGVLGERSPAVRTAYVEASCGIALHSGASPHRAAAPVLSLRGRTAEAAAAELASCGLVDFAEPVAVLLLDTAPQHRDPGAVEALLRALHREMAPGGHVIASFGPHAAGPGAARLLAPFTPLDPGTADISRWPYPDDAVAAEGIGIAGGLARRDPDPTGGGA; encoded by the coding sequence GTGACTGATGAGTGGCCGGTACCGCACCTCGTCGAAGACCCGATGGCCGTCGGCGTCCCCCGCCCGCGCGTCGTCGGCCTCGACGGCAGGCCGGTGGACGGGGCCGCCGGTGCGGTGCGGCCCAGACCCGCCACCGACCCGGCCGACCGCGCCCGCCTGGCCTTCGCCGCCCGCGCGGCCCACTACCTCGCCGCCGACATCGGGATCCGCCAGTTCGTCGACTTCTCCTCCGGCCTGCCCACCTGCGACACCCTGCTCGGCGTGCTGGGGGAGCGCTCCCCGGCGGTGCGCACCGCCTACGTCGAGGCCTCCTGCGGGATCGCCCTGCACTCCGGGGCCTCCCCGCACCGGGCGGCGGCCCCGGTGCTCTCGCTGCGCGGCCGGACAGCGGAGGCGGCCGCCGCCGAGCTGGCCTCCTGCGGCCTCGTCGACTTCGCCGAGCCCGTCGCCGTCCTGCTGCTGGACACCGCGCCGCAGCACCGCGACCCCGGGGCCGTCGAGGCGCTGCTGCGCGCCCTGCACCGCGAGATGGCGCCGGGCGGCCACGTGATCGCCTCGTTCGGCCCGCACGCCGCCGGGCCGGGCGCCGCCCGGCTGCTCGCCCCGTTCACCCCGCTGGATCCGGGCACCGCCGACATCAGCCGGTGGCCCTACCCGGACGACGCGGTCGCCGCCGAGGGCATCGGCATCGCGGGCGGGCTCGCCCGGCGGGACCCGGATCCCACCGGGGGCGGGGCGTGA
- a CDS encoding DinB family protein: MTGTSPDWPGQVVDQLEFHWEHSLWPRLQGMEDDEFFWEPVEGCWSVRPGPDGAFAADWAVPAPQPPPVTTIAWRLGHMVVAVLELRLDRHFGPREMDLADTRWPGSADEARDRLHAACRRWCAELRALAPEAFAAPVGDAEPPQWSAEPFATLALHVNRELIHHGAEVALLRDLYRSHPAHIRDAL, translated from the coding sequence GTGACGGGCACCTCCCCGGACTGGCCCGGGCAGGTCGTCGACCAGCTGGAGTTCCACTGGGAGCACTCCCTCTGGCCCCGGCTGCAGGGCATGGAGGACGACGAGTTCTTCTGGGAGCCGGTCGAGGGCTGCTGGTCGGTCCGCCCCGGCCCGGACGGCGCCTTCGCCGCGGACTGGGCGGTGCCGGCCCCGCAGCCCCCGCCGGTCACCACCATCGCCTGGCGGCTGGGGCACATGGTCGTCGCCGTCCTGGAGCTCCGCCTCGACCGGCACTTCGGCCCGCGGGAGATGGACCTCGCGGACACCCGCTGGCCCGGCTCCGCCGACGAGGCACGGGACCGCCTGCACGCCGCCTGCCGGCGCTGGTGCGCAGAGCTGCGGGCCCTCGCCCCCGAGGCCTTCGCCGCCCCGGTCGGCGACGCCGAACCCCCGCAGTGGTCCGCCGAGCCCTTCGCCACCCTCGCCCTGCACGTCAACCGTGAGCTCATCCACCACGGCGCGGAGGTCGCCCTGCTGCGCGACCTCTACCGCTCCCACCCGGCGCACATCCGCGACGCGCTCTAA
- a CDS encoding type II toxin-antitoxin system VapC family toxin: MIVTDASALANMLIYREGRGRKARAALGRDVHWAAPEHWKAEVFSAIRGLYLGRKTDESTARQAVERIPRLGVETVPLEALLPRMWRLRSSVSAYDAAYVALAESRAAELVTADARLARVAVSYCRVDLVG; the protein is encoded by the coding sequence GTGATCGTCACGGACGCTTCCGCGCTCGCGAACATGCTCATCTACCGCGAAGGGCGGGGGCGCAAGGCGCGTGCTGCGCTCGGGAGAGACGTCCACTGGGCCGCGCCGGAGCATTGGAAGGCCGAGGTGTTCTCCGCGATACGCGGGCTCTACCTGGGGCGGAAGACGGACGAGTCGACGGCTCGCCAAGCGGTGGAACGCATCCCCCGCCTGGGGGTCGAAACAGTGCCGCTGGAAGCCCTCCTCCCACGTATGTGGCGGTTGAGGTCGTCGGTCAGCGCCTATGACGCGGCCTATGTCGCACTGGCCGAGAGCCGTGCGGCAGAGCTCGTCACGGCCGATGCCCGGTTGGCCCGGGTGGCGGTCTCGTACTGCCGCGTGGACTTAGTCGGCTGA
- a CDS encoding aminotransferase class V-fold PLP-dependent enzyme — translation MATATAPAARSAEPRTAPPAVVGAGALIPLADGTRTDYANFDYAASAPCLEAVRGALDEALPLYASVHRGAGYLSQVSTAAYERARRAVARFTGVRDDDAVVFVRGTTDALNLLARALPEGCTVVVSSAEHHANLLPWQHAGSRAARVVRLPLPASPRQAVEDARAALRAAPDGPKLLCVTAASNVTGEIWPVRDLVEAAHAEGARVAVDAAQYVPHRRFDLADSGADYVAYSGHKLYAPFGAGVLAGRTDWLRDAAPYLAGGGATGNVTEDDVRWNDLPARHEAGSPNVLGAVALAAACDALTEAGQEALHEREELLLRRLRAGLAAIPGVHDLSLWEPDHPRVGIVSFVVDGVPAGLLAAALSAEHGIGVRDGLFCAHLLTRRLLPAGHDQAVRASLGLGTTEEHVDRLLSAVARIAEHGPALEYRDDAGRLVPAE, via the coding sequence ATGGCCACCGCAACCGCCCCCGCCGCCCGCTCCGCCGAGCCCCGCACCGCCCCGCCCGCCGTGGTGGGCGCCGGAGCGCTCATCCCGCTGGCCGACGGGACCCGCACCGATTACGCCAACTTCGACTACGCGGCCAGCGCCCCGTGTCTGGAGGCGGTCCGCGGCGCCCTCGACGAGGCCCTGCCGCTCTACGCCAGCGTGCACCGCGGCGCCGGGTACCTCTCCCAGGTCAGCACCGCCGCCTACGAGCGCGCGCGGCGCGCCGTCGCCCGCTTCACCGGGGTCCGCGACGACGACGCCGTGGTGTTCGTGCGCGGCACCACCGACGCCCTCAACCTGCTCGCCCGGGCGCTGCCCGAAGGCTGCACCGTGGTCGTCTCCTCCGCGGAGCACCACGCCAACCTGCTGCCCTGGCAGCACGCGGGCAGCCGCGCGGCGCGGGTGGTCCGGCTGCCGCTGCCGGCCTCGCCGCGGCAGGCGGTGGAGGACGCCCGCGCCGCGCTGCGCGCGGCCCCGGACGGCCCGAAGCTGCTCTGCGTGACCGCTGCCTCCAACGTCACCGGGGAGATCTGGCCGGTGCGCGACCTGGTCGAGGCGGCGCACGCCGAAGGGGCCCGGGTCGCGGTGGACGCCGCGCAGTACGTCCCGCACCGCCGCTTCGACCTGGCCGACTCCGGCGCCGACTACGTGGCCTACTCCGGGCACAAGCTGTACGCGCCGTTCGGTGCGGGCGTGCTCGCCGGGCGCACCGACTGGCTTCGCGACGCCGCGCCCTACCTGGCCGGCGGCGGCGCCACCGGCAACGTCACCGAGGACGACGTGCGCTGGAACGACCTGCCGGCGCGGCACGAGGCCGGCAGCCCCAACGTGCTCGGCGCGGTCGCCCTGGCCGCCGCCTGCGACGCCCTCACCGAGGCCGGCCAGGAGGCGCTGCACGAGCGGGAGGAGCTGCTGCTGCGCCGGCTGCGCGCCGGGCTCGCGGCCATCCCCGGCGTGCACGACCTGTCGCTGTGGGAGCCGGACCACCCGCGGGTCGGCATCGTCTCCTTCGTGGTCGACGGGGTCCCCGCGGGGCTGCTGGCCGCGGCGCTCTCCGCGGAGCACGGCATCGGCGTCCGGGACGGCCTGTTCTGCGCCCACCTGCTGACCCGGCGGCTGCTCCCGGCCGGCCACGACCAGGCGGTCCGGGCCAGCCTGGGCCTGGGCACCACCGAGGAGCACGTGGACCGGCTGCTCTCCGCGGTCGCCCGGATCGCCGAGCACGGCCCGGCCCTGGAGTACCGGGACGACGCCGGCCGCCTGGTGCCGGCCGAGTAG
- a CDS encoding nucleotidyltransferase domain-containing protein translates to MDHSTPEFAAIAEQGTILQCQVGSGVHGITVKDQDDRDEMGICVEPPEYVIGLRRFEQYIFRTRPEGVRSGPGDLDLTVYSLRKWMRLALDGNPTVLLPLFVPEEEIVREEPLGRELRASAGRILSRNAGRRFLGYLRAQRDSMLGRRGGRHTNRPELIELYGFDVKFAYHMVRLGVQGAELLESGRVTLPMPEPWAEWLRELRRGEHTMQEALDAAAGQEERLTRLLETSPLPEEPDRAWADAWLTEAYQRAWARRGALPV, encoded by the coding sequence ATGGACCACTCCACTCCGGAGTTCGCCGCGATCGCCGAGCAGGGCACGATCCTCCAGTGCCAGGTGGGCTCGGGCGTGCACGGGATCACCGTGAAGGACCAGGACGACCGGGACGAGATGGGGATCTGCGTCGAGCCGCCGGAGTACGTGATCGGGCTCCGCCGCTTCGAGCAGTACATCTTCCGCACCCGGCCCGAGGGCGTGCGATCCGGTCCGGGCGACCTCGACCTGACCGTGTACTCGCTGCGCAAGTGGATGCGGCTGGCGCTGGACGGCAACCCGACCGTGCTGCTGCCGCTGTTCGTCCCGGAGGAGGAGATCGTCCGGGAGGAGCCGCTCGGCCGCGAGCTGCGCGCCTCGGCGGGGCGGATCCTCTCCCGCAACGCCGGCCGGCGCTTCCTCGGCTACCTGCGCGCCCAGCGGGACAGCATGCTGGGCCGGCGCGGCGGCCGGCACACCAACCGCCCCGAGCTGATCGAGCTGTACGGGTTCGACGTGAAGTTCGCCTACCACATGGTGCGGCTGGGGGTGCAGGGCGCCGAGCTGCTGGAGAGCGGCCGGGTCACCCTGCCGATGCCCGAGCCGTGGGCCGAGTGGCTGCGCGAGCTGCGCCGCGGCGAGCACACCATGCAGGAGGCGCTGGACGCGGCGGCCGGGCAGGAGGAGCGGCTCACCCGGCTGCTGGAGACCTCCCCGCTCCCCGAGGAGCCCGACCGCGCCTGGGCCGACGCCTGGCTGACCGAGGCGTACCAGCGCGCTTGGGCGCGGCGCGGGGCCCTGCCGGTCTGA